A genome region from Panicum virgatum strain AP13 chromosome 4K, P.virgatum_v5, whole genome shotgun sequence includes the following:
- the LOC120704107 gene encoding probable N-acetyltransferase HLS1 has product MGAMDGEKKAVFRVREFDMERDLAAAEELERRCQVGLCGDAADGSGEGKRKTKKRKKRGMSLSVEQVGDPLARVRHAPEHVMLVAEYGEEDEMVGIIKACVKTVTRGGAGKKLPSSSSSPEKQRQPPAYVKVACLLGLRVSPSHRRLGIATALVERAEEWCRSRGAAHATMATTTSNAASLALFTGRFGYAPFRRPEFLGRPVHAHRLDIPGGHRVLQLTPPLAAAAYARLLAPRDTEFLPADMPALLSHKLTLGTFVAIESDPDPSLPPSFAVLSVWDSTRSMRLRVRGAPAMLRASLAALRALDRGAPWMRVPSIPDIFRPFGAYLLYGLRMSGPAGPALLRSLCHHAHNVARKNPACAVVAADVAPDDPAAAAVPRWRRFSCDEDVWCIKNLNKNDDDSNAAAGADDDWAAPAPPGTVLFVDPREF; this is encoded by the exons ATGGGAGCGATGGATGGAGAGAAGAAGGCGGTGTTCAGAGTGAGGGAGTTCGACATGGAGAGGGACCtggcggccgccgaggagctcGAGCGCCGGTGCCAGGTCGGCCTGTgcggcgacgccgccgacggcagcggcgaaggcaagaggaagacgaagaaaaggaagaagaggGGCATGTCCCTCTCCGTCGAGCAGGTCGGCGACCCGCTGGCGAGGGTCCGCCACGCGCCGGAGCACGTCATGCTG GTTGCCGAGTATGGCGAGGAGGACGAGATGGTCGGGATCATCAAGGCCTGCGTCAAGACGGTGACCAGAGGCGGCGCCGGCAAGAagcttccttcttcctcctccagcccgGAGAAGCAGCGGCAGCCACCGGCGTACGTGAAGGTGGCCTGCCTCCTCGGCCTCAGGGTCTCTCCTTCTCACAG GCGGCTGGGGATCGCGACGGCGCTGGTGGAGCGCGCGGAGGAGTGGTGCCgctcgcgcggcgcggcgcacgcGACGATGGCGACGACGACCTCCAACGCGGCGTCGCTGGCGCTGTTCACGGGCCGGTTCGGGTACGCGCCGTTCCGGCGGCCGGAGTTCCTGGGCCGGCCCGTGCACGCGCACCGCCTGGACATCCCGGGCGGGCACCGCGTGCTCCAGCTCACGCCGCCGCTGGCGGCAGCGGCCTACGCGCGCCTGCTCGCGCCGCGGGACACGGAGTTCCTCCCCGCCGACATGCCGGCGCTCCTCTCCCACAAGCTCACGCTGGGCACCTTCGTCGCCATCGAGAGCGACCCGGACCCGTCCCTCCCGCCGTCGTTCGCCGTGCTCAGCGTCTGGGACTCCACCCGCTCCATGCGCCTCCGCGTGCGCGGCGCACCGGCGATGCTCCGCGCGTCGCTCGCCGCGCTCCGGGCGCTCGACCGCGGCGCGCCGTGGATGCGCGTCCCCTCCATCCCGGACATCTTCCGCCCCTTCGGCGCGTACCTCCTCTACGGCCTCCGCAtgtccggcccggccggccccgccctgctccgctccCTGTGCCACCACGCGCACAACGTCGCCCGCAAGAACCCGGcctgcgccgtcgtcgccgccgacgtcgcgCCCGAcgacccggccgccgccgccgtcccgcgctGGCGCCGCTTCTCCTGCGACGAGGACGTCTGGTGCATCAAGAACCTCAACAAGAACGACGACGACAgcaatgccgccgccggcgccgacgacgactgggcggcgccggcgccgcctggcACGGTGCTGTTCGTCGACCCCCGCGAGTTTTGA